In Gloeocapsa sp. PCC 73106, a genomic segment contains:
- a CDS encoding carbon dioxide-concentrating mechanism protein CcmK encodes MSIAVGMIETLGFPAVVEAADAMVKAARVTLVGYEKIGTGRVTVIVRGDVSEVQASVSAGIESVKRVNGGQVLSHHIIARPHENLEYVLPIRYTEEVEQFRESVNPRPLGRP; translated from the coding sequence ATGTCAATTGCTGTAGGAATGATCGAAACACTGGGATTCCCAGCCGTAGTAGAAGCAGCAGACGCGATGGTCAAAGCCGCTAGAGTAACCCTAGTAGGCTACGAAAAAATTGGTACAGGAAGAGTAACCGTCATCGTTCGAGGTGATGTTTCCGAAGTTCAAGCTTCAGTATCAGCGGGTATCGAAAGCGTGAAACGAGTCAACGGTGGACAAGTATTGTCTCACCATATTATCGCTCGCCCTCACGAAAATCTAGAGTATGTATTACCAATACGGTACACCGAAGAAGTAGAACAATTTCGAGAAAGTGTTAATCCCCGTCCCCTAGGAAGACCGTAA
- a CDS encoding carbon dioxide-concentrating mechanism protein CcmK codes for MSIAVGMLETLGFPAVVEAADAMVKAARVTLVGYEKIGTGRVTVIVRGDVSEVQASVGAGIEAVKRVNGGQVLSTHIIARPHENLEYVLPIRYTEEVEQFRTY; via the coding sequence ATGTCAATTGCCGTAGGAATGTTAGAAACACTGGGATTCCCTGCCGTAGTAGAAGCAGCAGACGCGATGGTTAAAGCAGCTCGGGTTACCCTAGTAGGCTATGAAAAAATCGGCACAGGCAGAGTAACTGTCATCGTTAGGGGTGACGTTTCTGAAGTTCAAGCCTCAGTAGGTGCTGGAATAGAAGCAGTTAAACGAGTTAATGGCGGACAAGTGCTCTCAACCCATATCATTGCCCGTCCTCATGAAAACCTAGAGTACGTACTACCCATTCGTTACACCGAAGAAGTAGAACAATTCCGGACTTATTAG
- a CDS encoding carbon dioxide-concentrating mechanism protein CcmK has product MSIAVGMIETLGFPAVVEAADAMVKAARVTLVGYEKIGTGRVTVIVRGDVSEVQASVGAGIEAVKRVNGGEVLSTHIIARPHENLEYVLPIRYTEEVEQFRAY; this is encoded by the coding sequence ATGTCAATCGCTGTAGGAATGATAGAAACGCTGGGATTTCCAGCCGTAGTGGAAGCCGCAGATGCCATGGTTAAAGCAGCTCGCGTTACTCTTGTAGGTTATGAAAAAATCGGCACAGGAAGAGTAACCGTAATTGTTCGTGGTGACGTTTCTGAAGTTCAAGCTTCAGTAGGAGCAGGAATAGAAGCAGTTAAACGAGTTAACGGTGGGGAAGTACTTTCAACTCATATTATTGCTCGTCCCCATGAGAATCTAGAATACGTTTTACCAATTCGCTACACCGAAGAAGTAGAACAGTTTAGAGCCTATTAG
- a CDS encoding ribulose bisphosphate carboxylase small subunit codes for MNILTTAAPPTPWSKNLAQPKIDPSAYVHSFANLIGDVYVGANVLIAPGTSIRADEGSPFYIGEATNIQDGVVVHGLEQGRVVGDDQKEYSVWIGKETCITHMALIHGPAYVGDKCFIGFRSTIFNAKVGHGCIVMMHSLIQDVEIPPGKYVSSGMVITNQQQADRLPDVQAGDSAFAHHVVEINEALAAGYLCAADKACINPIKQKLNTVNQNINGNKHVETMSVNGDVREQVRNLLAQGYKLGTEYADERRFKTKSWLSGTSPQGQREDQVMQEIAQILKEHQGEYVRLIGIDTNQKRRVLELTIQRPGDTTTTSAPTTSNNPSTTAHYSNGNGQSDVSEQVKSLLQQGYQIGLEHADRRRFKTKSWLSGGIITSNRVNQVLQEIEANLGEHPGEYVRLVAIDPQAKRRVVETIIQRPDQDSNVVVAPKSQAPSSVKTTSKAQGLDSETINQIRGLLSQGYTIGTEHADKRRFKTKSWHSCAPIETQRESEVLGALEACLVEHQGEYVRLIGIDPKQKRRVLEIIIQRPQDSQPSVRSSEPVSTTTETTQKYSSSSKGSLDSETLSQLRNLLSQGYTIGSEHADKRRFKTQSWHSCAPIETQRESEVIAAIEACLVEHQGEYVRLIGIDPKQKRRVLEIIIQRP; via the coding sequence GTGAACATCCTCACAACTGCAGCACCCCCGACACCTTGGTCAAAAAACCTCGCTCAGCCTAAAATAGACCCTAGTGCCTATGTACATTCTTTTGCTAATTTAATCGGAGATGTTTACGTAGGAGCCAACGTGTTAATCGCTCCAGGTACCTCTATCAGGGCAGATGAAGGCAGTCCATTCTATATAGGTGAAGCTACCAACATTCAAGACGGTGTGGTAGTTCACGGACTCGAACAAGGTCGGGTGGTCGGTGATGATCAAAAAGAATATTCAGTCTGGATCGGCAAAGAAACTTGTATTACTCACATGGCGTTGATTCATGGTCCCGCTTATGTGGGTGATAAATGTTTTATCGGTTTTCGCTCCACGATCTTTAACGCTAAAGTGGGTCACGGATGTATTGTCATGATGCACTCACTGATTCAGGACGTAGAAATTCCGCCAGGTAAATACGTATCCTCGGGGATGGTGATTACCAATCAACAACAAGCCGACCGATTACCCGATGTACAAGCAGGAGATAGCGCCTTTGCCCATCATGTGGTCGAAATTAACGAAGCTCTCGCCGCGGGTTATCTGTGCGCCGCAGACAAAGCTTGTATTAATCCCATTAAGCAAAAATTAAATACTGTCAATCAAAACATTAACGGAAATAAGCACGTTGAAACTATGAGTGTGAATGGAGACGTCCGTGAGCAAGTTCGTAATCTTTTAGCTCAAGGATACAAACTAGGAACAGAATACGCCGATGAGCGTCGCTTTAAAACTAAATCTTGGTTAAGTGGTACTTCCCCACAAGGACAACGGGAAGACCAAGTGATGCAGGAAATAGCACAAATCCTCAAAGAGCATCAAGGAGAATACGTACGTCTGATCGGCATTGATACTAACCAAAAACGCCGAGTCTTAGAACTGACAATTCAACGTCCAGGAGATACTACCACTACCTCAGCTCCTACCACGAGCAATAACCCTTCTACCACTGCTCACTACAGCAATGGTAACGGTCAGTCCGATGTCAGTGAACAAGTAAAATCTCTTCTACAACAGGGTTACCAAATTGGCTTAGAACACGCCGATAGACGTCGTTTTAAAACTAAATCCTGGTTGAGCGGGGGTATTATTACTAGTAACAGAGTCAATCAAGTACTACAGGAAATAGAAGCTAATCTCGGTGAACACCCAGGCGAATACGTTCGTCTCGTCGCGATCGACCCACAAGCAAAACGTAGAGTAGTAGAAACGATAATTCAACGTCCCGACCAAGACTCTAACGTAGTAGTCGCTCCCAAATCTCAAGCACCGAGCTCAGTAAAGACTACAAGTAAAGCTCAAGGGTTAGATAGTGAAACCATCAATCAGATACGTGGTTTGCTTTCCCAAGGCTACACCATTGGGACCGAACACGCGGACAAGCGTCGTTTCAAAACCAAATCTTGGCATAGTTGCGCCCCCATTGAAACTCAAAGAGAGTCAGAAGTGCTCGGCGCACTAGAAGCTTGTTTAGTAGAGCATCAAGGCGAGTACGTCCGTTTAATTGGGATTGACCCCAAACAAAAACGACGAGTTCTTGAAATTATTATTCAACGTCCCCAAGATAGTCAGCCATCAGTGCGATCTAGTGAGCCGGTAAGCACCACTACTGAAACCACTCAGAAATACAGTAGTAGCAGCAAGGGAAGCTTAGATAGTGAAACTCTCAGTCAATTACGTAATCTCTTGTCCCAAGGTTATACCATTGGTAGTGAACACGCAGACAAGCGTCGTTTCAAAACCCAATCTTGGCATAGTTGTGCCCCCATTGAAACTCAAAGAGAGTCAGAAGTAATTGCGGCGATAGAAGCTTGTTTAGTAGAACATCAAGGCGAGTACGTCCGTTTAATCGGTATCGACCCCAAACAAAAACGACGAGTTCTCGAAATTATCATTCAACGTCCCTAG
- a CDS encoding EutN/CcmL family microcompartment protein translates to MQIAKVLGTVVSTHKARTLTGVKLLLIQYVNAQGKPLENYEVAGDIVGAGVNEWVLVTRGSAARKESGHEDRPLDAMVIGIIDTVTVENRLLYSKKQHEYPV, encoded by the coding sequence ATGCAAATCGCGAAAGTTCTCGGCACAGTCGTCAGCACTCATAAAGCCCGTACCCTCACAGGTGTTAAATTATTGCTAATACAGTACGTTAACGCCCAAGGAAAACCCCTAGAAAACTATGAAGTAGCAGGAGACATCGTGGGAGCGGGAGTTAATGAGTGGGTATTAGTGACAAGAGGAAGTGCGGCCCGCAAAGAAAGCGGCCATGAGGATAGACCTCTAGATGCTATGGTGATAGGGATTATTGATACAGTTACGGTGGAAAATAGATTGCTTTACAGCAAAAAACAGCACGAGTATCCAGTTTAG